The window TTCCTTATTTGGTCTTTGGCAACAGTGGAAACCACCTGATACAACAGTTGATAATAAGCTGTACACACTGCACAGAGAGTGTGGTCTGTGAGAGAGTGGACTCCGGAAGTATGCTATCTGTTTTTACCATGCCTCTGACATGACATTGTTCCTCAAAGGAAACTCTCTGATCCTCCCCCATGTGACACTTCAAATCCTGTTAACTTGTACAACATTTTCCCCCAAAATTTCaatcttgtattattattattatgtgcaaATCTTATAAAACCTTTGTATGCACTCAATTAAAtgtttatgggtttttttttttttacccttttatttatttttacaattgcAATAACAAGCAGTTAGCTACTTAATTTGTCACTTTTTTGAACAAAAATGAGAGGATGTCTACTCCCTTCCCATAATGTACTTGTcacttcctcctctcatctcctggATCTAGTGTGTCTCCTAAGCTCTATGTTGCTGAATACAACAGGGAGGGCTGAAAAGTGACTACACTGTATGGGAACAAAATACCTTAGGCGTGGTTTGCATTTTTCTCCCTTTATTCGTTCAAGATGTGTGGAGCGGCCATCCTGTAACAGTGTAGCTGAAATCTGCTGAAAAGAGGAGTCTTTTTTAAGGATTTAAACtagcaaaaaacacaacaaaaggtTACTTATTTCACCATGGCAACTATCAACAACATTCCCCAAGAGGATCAGAGCGTAACTGAAGAAGGGGCCACAGAAAAGCCGCAGTTAACTGGAGACATAATGTGTGATTCCTGCATGGACATTCCAAGCGTTGCCTTCAAATCCTGCCTGACCTGCTTAGTGTCTTACTGCGAGTCCCATTTGAGACCTCATCTGGAAAATGTCAAATTTCAAAACCATCGTCTTGTTGAACCCCTCCACGACATCGACTGCCCCATTTGTGAAGTCCATTGTCTGCCCCTGGACCGCGTCTGTCTGGACCATGGCTTCTGTATCTGCTCCAGTTGTGAGACAGAGGTGCACAAGGGTCACATGACTGCATCACTGGTGGAGGCACGAGCAAAGATAGAGGTAACAGTGAGTTCATGTTATCAGCTGAGTTATAAATGCCAcaaatgtttatgttgtgtgACGTGTTGTGTAAACATGTGAATTCTTACAACCCCTATTCCAGTGAAGTTGGgactcataaaaaaataaaaaaataccccGATTTGCAAATCttttttcaacctatattgaactgaataaactacaaagacatgatatttaatgttcaaactgataaactttattgtttttatgcaaatattcactcattttcaatttgatgcctgcagcacgttccaataaagctgggacaggggcaacaaaagaatggaaaagttgaggaatgcttaaaatccatctgtttggaacattccacaggtgaacaggttcagtggaaacaggtgagtgtcatgattgggtataaaaggagcatcctcaaagggctcagtcattcacaagcaagggtGGAGCGAGGTTCACCACCACACCGCAGTCTAAGAACAACTTTTCTCAACGAACAATTGCAAGGTATTTAGAGATTTCATCATCTATgatccataatatcatcaaaatgtttagagaatctggagaaatctttgcaacattgaatgcccgtgaccttTGTCCTGCGatacaaagaggaaaaggaccatccggattgttgtcagcacaaagttcaaaagcatctgtgatggtctgggggtgtgttagtgcccatgggaaagttgcacatctgtgaaggcaccattaatgctcaaaggtacatacaggttttggagcaacatatgctgccatccaagcaacgtctttttcagaGACGTctctgcttatttcagcaagtcaatgccaagccacattctgcacgtgtttGCGCGGTTTCGTAGTGAAAGAGTGcgggtactagactggcctgctggtgcattatgaagcgcaaaatatGACAACGGAGACCgcggactgctgagcaactgaagttgtacattcagcaagaatggaaAAGGATTACTcttgcaaagcttcaacaattagtgtcctcagttcccaaacgcttattgattgttgttaaaaggaaaggtgatgtaacacagtggtaaacatgcccctgtctcagctttattggaacatgctacaggcatcaaattgaaaatgagtgaatatttgcataagaACAATAAGgcttatcagtttgaacattaaatatcatgtctttgtagtttattcagttcaacataggttgaaaaggatttgcaaatcatggtattctgtatttttttaagttttactcagcttcccaacttcattggaattggggttgtagatTGAATTGCAGGAAAAACAAGTCGAGATAACCCAGAGTGTGTCTGAAGCTGAAAGAGCCCTTGGAAAACTACAAGGCAACAATGATACAGTAAAGGTATGAGTTATCTGTTCTAGTTTTTGGCTTACAAAGGTGAAGatttacttcagtactttaaGCCCTTTAACTTGTCTTTTTAGGAAATACTGtcaaaatgactttttattaaatattttattcctACCGCAATACCTTTGGTAGaaatgggtaaaaaaaaatccataatctATATCAGAACTGTCTGTTGTAGTGATTACCCATGTAAACTGCAGTTAGTACTTTTTTCTAAATTGGCCGAGTGAGTAAAGAAAGATACTGTGCACTACAAAGTCAGACTAGGACCAACGCATGAGGTGTGGTTTTTAAGATGTCCTCATAATTTGTCCATTGTTATCATAGTCAATTGTGGCTTATTTACTGTTAATAAAGTGTTTCTGCATTTGCAGTGAAAAACACATACACTTCTAAGTAATTGCATTTCTCCACTTTTTTCAGACATTAGTGCAAAATGTTAGTGCAGCGTTTGAGCAGCAGTTCTCCAGGCTGCACAACACTGTGGAAGAGGCCAAAAGGACGGCCATAGAGGTGTTGGACAGAGAACAGAGGCAGGCCCTCCGACAGTCTGACAGTATACAGGCCCATGTGGAGCAAAGGAGAGAAGAGCTCACCaaactccaggctcaaacaAACAAGCTGCTCAGGGCCAAGTCTAACATGGAATTTCTACAGGTATGACAAAGAATGCAATTTAAAGAAACACCAAAAGGGATCATTCAAAATAGATCAACATAATAACTTGGGCCactaatttgaaaaaaataaaaataaaaaaaaaataacattttaaaatacattttatgtccATAGTTgtgcataaaaaacacaaacttttgctgaaaaaaatgtaaaatgtctgtattttgCTGATGATggggtgcattatgtaacttttctggtgaagggttgtccatctgcttgtttccatggagattttatttttccattatatgacattaaactgatctgcctccttggagacaagcgggtacattttaaaagatacTTTGTATtggtaaaaacacctgtaatggaataaatgatCAAAAAAGAGGACTGATACGTGCTGCGTGCACGTTTTTCTGTTCAGGGATTTACAATTCTATTTGCagtaaacatgcatttttataacTTCCAAGAAAACAGAGTAGGTTTGTGAAAATCCATTGTTGCATGCCATAATACATGCCGGAGGTCTTGTTTCGACCCATAACATGTTGCTCTGGGTCTTTTATTGCAGAAGTACTCAGAGTGGAAGAAAATGTCCCCAGATGTGTCTCTTCCTGCCGTTCATATTAAGAACATGGAGCATCTCTCCTCTTATGTGCAAACTGTAACACACACCACCAAACAACTGTGTGAGCTGCTTCTCTCAAGTTACAAGGAGAGCATGGACAAGGTGTTCAAAAGTGGTAGGTGGACTCCCAAATACTCTCTGGGTAGATTTTAAAGtaattcacattttattataactGCAATAATAATTAGGACTGGAAATCACAGGGTCCTTCACGATTCCATTGCTCACAATTATATATATCAGAGTTTTGTAATACATACAATAATGTAATTGCACTTAACATTCTGcgattaaaatcacattttttcagGAACCAAATACAGTTTAGCAACAGTATTTCACAGTTAAAGTACAACAAACTAATGTGAAATACACATTGTAATACTCATAGTGAATAAGTTAAATGTATTGcataaaaagcaaaagaaatTTGTAGTGCTATTATAAAatttaccaaaaaaataaataaacaaatatcagCAAATATATATCGACACAGCAGCCCACAATATAAAGACTGTATCATCAAATTTACTATCACAATATGTCAATATTTCTACTAGACCTATTAACCTTATTCTGCCATGCCCATTTTTGCCGTAAATGCGACTaaactgtgctttctttgtggtggcacttctggttaagtgggaatcacatttttttcaatggagaatttggaaaaAGTTTCACCTCAAAAATCTCATATAATGTAGGTTTATATCagatttgtgtgaaatgttcattgttcatgtgaccaacaagtcaacactgcactgcactgattccctgggaggctttaaaatggctaataaagtttgtataaaacatatttacgcTCAAGAttagcagccccatgcaaattAATGCATCCCGAATGGCAATGGCAGCGCCCAGGGCAACGTCCAGAATAAGGTGGATAGCTCACCCACCAGTAACCATACTTCTGCTTCAAATTACAACCTTGTGTATTAAAGTCACtgacagtacttttacttaagtgcactGAATGGTAATGTCATattgatttatgatttattgaTTCATTAGGCTATAAAGCCAAGCCCAAGGATGCCGAGCcttcacctcttcctctgcctgTGACCAGAGAGGACTTCCTGAGAtgtaaatatgaataattaacttcctactctgtgtgtgtgtgtatatatatatatatgtgtgtgggggggggtatgtatatatatatatatatatatatatatatatatatatatatatatatatatatatatatatatatatatatatatatatatatatatatatatatataaaatgcttTCTCTTTAGACCAAAAGAGCCTGACATTTGATCCCGACACCATCCATAACTTCCTGCGTGTGACAGAGGACCACAGGAAGCTGACCAACACCAGTCCATGGCAGCACAGTTATGTGGACAATGTCAGTCGCTTTGACTACTGGAGACAGGCCTTGACTTCAGATAGTCTGTATCTGGGTAGACATTACATTGAAGCAGATCTTAGTGGGGAGGGCGCTCACATTGgagtcacatacaaaagccTAGGTCGTAAAGGAGAGCAGGTAACCAGCTGTATATGCCAAAGTGAATATTCCTGGTGCATTGGGAGAAACAGTAAAGGCTTTTCTGTATGGCACGCAGGTGTGGAGACACCCCTACATGTCACAGACATAACTACAGTTGGTTTATACATTGATTTTCAAAAAGGCCAAGTGTCTTTTTATAAAGtaaatgatcattttgaatTGCTGCAGAGCTTTGAGGCAGATATTTTAGAACCTTTATATGTTGTTGTGTGGCTATCcaaaaaagacaacaaagtGCGGCTTTATGATtctaacaaaacattttaattgaagataaaataatatacgTTTCTTTACAGATAAAAcgccatttaaaaaaataaaaaaataattaatattgtGGGAACATGTAATCACCTAGTAATTTTCGattattgttataattttacttaaataaaaattctactcGCAACAAATTATACCCTAGATTGTACTGtgttataataaaatacatttttctactATTAAAATCTGTATTGTAATTGTGATCTAAGATACTGAAAATTGGTGAATATACCACCATCTAGTGGATATTGCAGTGTACTTGAAAAATTCGATGCATCCCACTAACTcagagactgaaaaaaaaaacctttagaCTTTAATGCCTTTATTGCCCTTACAATGTATACATTGGCAttttcacatcattttatgtttgtttgttttttaaattgtagctGGTGATTTAAAATTTTATGCATTGAAATCAGTTTCCTTCTCATCATAGACTGGATTAACAAAGTGTACTTGGGACTGCCCCATTGAGATTGACATGTTGATTTCTGGAGCGTACAGACTGGGCAGTTCAGGCAGAACTGAGGGCTTGTCAAACATGGGATTATCAAAGCCCTGATCTAAAGGCCCACCTAGCTCTCCAGTGCTATCACTGCGTCTTCGTAACCAGCTCATGGATGGCATTGGTGGTAGTGAAGGTATACGGACAACCCTTTTATTGACCAAAACAACTAAAGTGATAACAAGTGTTAGCATGAGCAGAACTCCAAATATGACTCCAACTATCATCCCAGCTTTTCCAGACTGGTCACTATTGTTCCCAGAGGAGGCTTGGAATCCAGCTTCAACAATTCCTAAATTAGAACCATGAGAATTGGCATCTTTAACAATTTCTCTGGCTAATGCTTCTGCTTGAAAACCTTTATCTTTATCAACAACTACTACCTGGATCTCTGCCTCTGTTCCAAACGGGATGAAATCCATTAGTCTTATTGGCTTGATGACTTTAGACATGCCTGCCTGAACTGATTTGTACTTAGGAAGTGCAAGGAAAAGATGTTGTATTCGTTGTCTATAAGTCTCTAGTTGAAAGTTTGGAGCATACTGAAGGGTAACAATAGCCCCACAAACTTCACAACAGTGCCCCATGGGAAATAAAGGCTTTTTACACGAAGTGGGAGAACAAGTGACTGTACCACAAATGCGTTGGTGATTTGCAGAGTTCCCACAGGCACAACCAGTGGGGTCCTCACAAGATGGCGCACCCACAGTGACAGAAGATGAGCCATAAAACTGCAGTTGTCCTGTCTGGGTTTGGAGATACTGGGAAAACTCGCCGCCATCTTGGAACTTCTTCCCAAATATGGAAACAGATCTGACAGGTATTTGGGCTTGATTGGAACTGGTGTCCACTTTGAATGAGGAGCTGGGTTTGAAGATTACATTGTCATATTTACAAGGAATGCTCTCCTCGTGCA of the Periophthalmus magnuspinnatus isolate fPerMag1 chromosome 8, fPerMag1.2.pri, whole genome shotgun sequence genome contains:
- the LOC117375378 gene encoding tripartite motif-containing protein 16-like, whose amino-acid sequence is MATINNIPQEDQSVTEEGATEKPQLTGDIMCDSCMDIPSVAFKSCLTCLVSYCESHLRPHLENVKFQNHRLVEPLHDIDCPICEVHCLPLDRVCLDHGFCICSSCETEVHKGHMTASLVEARAKIEIELQEKQVEITQSVSEAERALGKLQGNNDTVKTLVQNVSAAFEQQFSRLHNTVEEAKRTAIEVLDREQRQALRQSDSIQAHVEQRREELTKLQAQTNKLLRAKSNMEFLQKYSEWKKMSPDVSLPAVHIKNMEHLSSYVQTVTHTTKQLCELLLSSYKESMDKVFKSGYKAKPKDAEPSPLPLPVTREDFLRYQKSLTFDPDTIHNFLRVTEDHRKLTNTSPWQHSYVDNVSRFDYWRQALTSDSLYLGRHYIEADLSGEGAHIGVTYKSLGRKGEQVTSCICQSEYSWCIGRNSKGFSVWHAGVETPLHVTDITTVGLYIDFQKGQVSFYKVNDHFELLQSFEADILEPLYVVVWLSKKDNKVRLYDSNKTF
- the amn gene encoding protein amnionless, whose product is MGFKLLGGCLCLSQDYNTKSILTAHLTSSETSNVPTTVDMLLFLCLICTADALYKQWIPDTNFENGTNWDRGVVPCGNSVADFAAEKKVSVFVETAHAVKELRLPIFGEFIFNSGAGFFVSSGNEPGCESSTIKFKNPDSSKWFDPSLWQSAATQDDLLNKNFLFSVHEESIPCKYDNVIFKPSSSFKVDTSSNQAQIPVRSVSIFGKKFQDGGEFSQYLQTQTGQLQFYGSSSVTVGAPSCEDPTGCACGNSANHQRICGTVTCSPTSCKKPLFPMGHCCEVCGAIVTLQYAPNFQLETYRQRIQHLFLALPKYKSVQAGMSKVIKPIRLMDFIPFGTEAEIQVVVVDKDKGFQAEALAREIVKDANSHGSNLGIVEAGFQASSGNNSDQSGKAGMIVGVIFGVLLMLTLVITLVVLVNKRVVRIPSLPPMPSMSWLRRRSDSTGELGGPLDQGFDNPMFDKPSVLPELPSLYAPEINMSISMGQSQVHFVNPVYDEKETDFNA